In one Simkaniaceae bacterium genomic region, the following are encoded:
- a CDS encoding elongation factor P, with product MIKSSQIVPGMIISIGKGIYRVESSVMVTVSKGVPFIKTKLKNLMSDEILEKNFKQDQEVNEVKLVEKTIEYLYPEGKSHLFLDIDELDQVTIEQGMIEEKVDFLKEGIQLKAMFYGEQVFSIELPQFLELMVIKSEESTGGSMSSTTKVAVLETGARVDVPLFIESGDIVKVDTHTNEYIQRV from the coding sequence ATGATCAAAAGTAGTCAGATTGTTCCGGGAATGATTATTTCAATCGGGAAAGGAATTTATCGAGTCGAATCATCTGTCATGGTCACCGTGTCAAAAGGTGTTCCTTTTATTAAGACAAAGCTCAAAAACTTGATGTCTGATGAAATTTTAGAGAAAAATTTCAAGCAAGATCAGGAAGTGAATGAGGTTAAACTCGTTGAAAAGACGATCGAATATTTATATCCGGAAGGGAAAAGCCATCTCTTTTTAGATATCGATGAACTTGATCAGGTGACAATTGAACAAGGAATGATCGAAGAAAAAGTGGATTTCCTCAAAGAGGGAATCCAACTCAAAGCGATGTTTTACGGCGAGCAGGTCTTTTCAATTGAATTACCTCAATTTCTCGAGCTGATGGTGATCAAATCGGAAGAGTCTACCGGAGGATCCATGTCAAGCACCACTAAAGTTGCAGTCCTTGAGACAGGCGCTCGAGTCGATGTTCCCCTTTTTATTGAGTCAGGCGATATTGTAAAAGTCGATACTCATACAAATGAATATATACAACGCGTATAA